A single genomic interval of Daucus carota subsp. sativus chromosome 1, DH1 v3.0, whole genome shotgun sequence harbors:
- the LOC108196395 gene encoding cycloartenol-C-24-methyltransferase-like: protein MANGGALDLTSHLGGKIQKDDVLDAVDKYEKYHVAFGGEEEGRKANYTDMVNKYYDLVTSFYEYGWGESFHFAPRWKTESLRESIKRHEHFLALQLGLKPGQKVLDVGCGIGGPLREIARFSSTSVTGLNNNEYQITRGKKLNHMAELDQTCNFVKGDFMKMPFQDNSFDAVYAIEATCHAPDAVGCYKEIYRVLKPGQCFAAYEWCMTDSFDPSNADHQRIKAEIELGDGLPDIRLTTQCIEALKQAGFEVLFEKDLTIGSPLPWYLPLDKSHFSLSSFRLTALGRFITKNMVVALEYVGIAPKGSQRVQAFLEKAAEGLVAGGKKEIFTPLYFFLARKPLSS, encoded by the exons ATGGCGAATGGTGGAGCTTTGGATCTTACTTCTCATCTTGGTGGAAAGATTCAGAAAGATGATGTTCTTGATGCTGTTGACAA GTATGAGAAGTATCATGTTGCTTTTGGAGGGGAAGAAGAAGGGAGAAAAGCAAACTACACGGACATG GTTAATAAATACTATGATCTAGTCACAAGCTTTTACGAATATGGTTGGGGAGAATCATTTCATTTTGCACCCAG ATGGAAAACAGAATCTCTTCGAGAAAGCATCAAGCGGCATGAACATTTCCTTGCTCTACAACTGGGTCTTAAGCCTGGGCAGAAG GTTCTGGATGTAGGATGCGGAATTGGTGGACCACTGAGGGAAATAGCTAGGTTCAG TTCCACTTCCGTTACAGGGCTGAACAACAATGAATATCAGATAACAAGGGGAAAG AAACTAAATCACATGGCAGAACTAGACCAGACCTGTAATTTTGTGAAG GGAGATTTCATGAAAATGCCATTTCAAGATAATAGTTTTGATGCAGTCTATGCAATTGAAGCTACTTGCCATGCCCCTGATGCG GTCGGGTGCTACAAAGAGATTTATAGAGTGTTAAAGCCCGGTCAATGTTTTGCTGCATATGAATGGTGCATGACTGATTCCTTTGATCCCAGCAATGCAGATCACCAAAGAATCAAG GCTGAAATTGAGCTTGGTGATGGCCTCCCTGACATCAGGTTGACTACACAATGTATTGAAGCTTTGAAACAAGCAGGTTTTGAA GTCCTATTCGAAAAAGATCTGACGATTGGCTCACCCTTACCTTGGTATTTACCTCTGGATAAAAGTCATTTCTCGCTAAGCAGTTTCAGGTTAACAGCACTTGGACGTTTTATAACAAAAAACATG GTTGTTGCCTTAGAATATGTTGGAATTGCACCAAAGGGTAGCCAAAGAGTTCAAGCTTTCTTGGAGAAAGCTGCAGAGGGACTTGTTGCTGGTGGAAA GAAAGAGATATTCACACCATTGTACTTCTTCTTGGCTCGGAAGCCTCTTTCAAGTTAA
- the LOC108211063 gene encoding G-type lectin S-receptor-like serine/threonine-protein kinase At4g27290: MLTMKCTSIITLFCLTLLLDSADALDFIRANETIRDGGTIVSARGEFELGFFSPGNSTNRYYLGIWYKKIAYGTVVWVANRETPVTSFSGSARVDNYGIVVLNGDRIIWSSNTRYMENPVVQLLDTGNLVCREEKGDHVVWQSFDYPGNIMLPGMAMGSNLVTGHERYYTSWRSVDDPSPGRFSYRVDPNGFPQALLWKDSVLWTRTGPWIGSHSSGNPTYSRNEISTIHFTLNEEEVHYGIDLVSTNSSPITFFMLHPNGDSKFYVWNYQKENWMVFLTLHGNDCDRYALCGPYGICNKDRSPRCECMKGFTPRFPDRWRLLDWSGGCVRRKKLDCKSKEGFQKYSGVKLPDTRHSWYDMSLNVDDCRRLCLKNCSCAAYATADERRGGRGCFLWFTPLIDITGYNDDGQDIYVRMPTSELGKRWKRRDLIAIFWVLTVPFALLFLHMYKKRKAKRKERVKFSSEDVRLNKNGTEDLDLPLFKFTTVAKATNNFSDDNKLGEGGFGPVYKGMLDDGQVIAAKRLSKDSSQGLNEFKNEVSCIAKLQHRNLVTLLGCCTEKGERILIYEYMPNKSLDFFIFDEQTSKSMGWLQRYNIINGIARGLLYLHQDSKLRVIHRDLKASNILLDNELNPKISDFGLARSFKESQTEENTKRVVGTYGYMSPEYAIDGIFSTKSDVYSFGVLLIEIMTGKKNRLFSHPDHSLNLIGHVWMSYKQENLVGLIDEVILKSGDVIEVFRVIQIGLLCVQAYPEDRPSMSEVVVMLSSKIHDLPHPKEPGFFWERKQDKGKYAWRTSKVTSSNQLTLTTVSPRD, encoded by the exons ATGCTAACAATGAAATGCACCAGCATCATCACTTTGTTTTGCCTCACTCTACTCTTAGACTCTGCTGATGCACTAGACTTTATTCGAGCAAATGAAACCATCAGAGACGGTGGTACTATTGTATCAGCCCGCGGAGAATTTGAACTTGGATTCTTTAGTCCAGGGAATTCCACCAACAGATACTACTTGGGTATATGGTACAAGAAAATAGCCTATGGAACAGTTGTATGGGTTGCTAATAGGGAGACTCCGGTGACTAGTTTTTCTGGTTCAGCAAGAGTTGACAATTATGGAATAGTGGTTCTAAACGGCGACAGGATAATTTGGTCATCAAATACTAGATATATGGAGAATCCTGTTGTCCAATTACTGGATACAGGAAACCTTGTTTGTAGGGAAGAAAAGGGTGATCATGTTGTTTGGCAGAGTTTTGACTATCCAGGAAATATTATGCTGCCAGGCATGGCGATGGGGTCTAACTTGGTAACGGGTCATGAAAGGTACTACACGTCGTGGAGAAGTGTGGATGATCCATCTCCAGGGAGGTTTTCTTACAGAGTTGATCCTAATGGTTTTCCCCAGGCACTGTTGTGGAAAGATTCAGTGTTGTGGACGAGGACTGGGCCGTGGATTGGTTCCCACAGTAGTGGGAATCCTACTTATAGCCGAAATGAGATCTCTACGATACACTTTACTTTGAACGAGGAGGAAGTCCACTATGGGATTGATCTTGTCAGTACAAACAGTTCACCAATTACATTCTTTATGTTGCACCCGAATGGTGATTCAAAATTTTACGTATGGAATTATCAGAAGGAGAATTGGATGGTTTTTCTTACTCTACATGGTAATGACTGTGATAGGTATGCGCTGTGTGGCCCATATGGTATTTGTAACAAAGACAGGTCACCTAGATGTGAATGCATGAAAGGATTTACCCCGCGATTTCCAGACAGATGGAGATTGTTAGATTGGTCTGGAGGTTGTGTCCGCAGAAAGAAACTAGATTGTAAGAGTAAAGAAGGTTTTCAGAAGTACTCTGGTGTAAAGTTACCAGACACACGACACTCGTGGTATGATATGAGTTTAAATGTGGATGACTGTCGGAGATTGTGTTTGAAGAACTGCTCTTGTGCAGCTTATGCAACAGCAGATGAAAGAAGAGGTGGCAGAGGATGTTTCTTATGGTTCACTCCCCTAATTGATATCACAGGCTACAACGATGACGGACAAGATATCTATGTAAGGATGCCAACGTCTGAACTAG GAAAAAGATGGAAAAGGAGAGATCTCATTGCCATTTTTTGGGTACTGACAGTACCATTTGCCTTGTTATTCCTGCATATGTACAAGAAAAGAAAGGCAAAGAGAAAag AAAGGGTGAAATTCAGTTCAGAAGATGTTCGGCTGAACAAAAATGGCACTGAGGATTTGGACTTGCCACTTTTTAAGTTCACAACAGTTGCAAAAGCCACAAATAACTTCTCAGATGACAATAAGCTTGGAGAAGGCGGCTTTGGACCTGTCTACAAG GGAATGTTGGACGATGGCCAAGTGATAGCTGCAAAGAGGCTCTCGAAGGATTCAAGTCAAGGACTAAATGAGTTCAAAAATGAAGTTTCTTGTATCGCCAAACTTCAGCACCGGAATCTTGTAACACTTCTGGGCTGCTGCACTGAAAAGGGGGAAAGGATTTTGATCTACGAATACATGCCCAACAAAAGTTTAGATTTCTTCATTTTTG ATGAGCAAACAAGCAAGTCAATGGGATGGTTGCAGCGCTACAATATAATAAATGGAATTGCTAGAGGGCTCCTGTATCTTCATCAGGATTCAAAGTTACGAGTTATTCACAGAGATCTCAAAGCCAGTAATATATTACTTGATAATGAACTGAATCCAAAAATCTCAGACTTCGGGTTGGCAAGAAGTTTCAAAGAAAGCCAAACTGAAGAAAATACAAAACGAGTCGTGGGAACATA TGGTTACATGTCCCCCGAGTATGCCATTGACGGAATATTCTCCACCAAATCAGATGTATATAGCTTTGGCGTTTTGCTGATAGAGATCATGACAGGAAAGAAAAACAGATTATTCAGTCATCCTGACCACAGTCTGAACCTCATTGGCCAT GTCTGGATGAGTTATAAACAAGAGAACCTTGTGGGACTAATTGATGAAGTGATCTTGAAGTCGGGTGATGTGATTGAAGTATTTCGAGTCATCCAGATAGGATTGTTGTGTGTTCAAGCGTATCCAGAAGACAGGCCAAGTATGTCAGAAGTGGTTGTGATGCTGAGTAGTAAGATACATGATCTGCCGCATCCTAAAGAACCTGGTTTTTTCTGGGAGAGAAAACAAGACAAGGGAAAGTATGCTTGGAGAACTTCCAAAGTGACTTCATCCAACCAACTAACTCTCACCACTGTCTCACCTAGAGACTAG
- the LOC108204983 gene encoding uncharacterized protein LOC108204983 yields the protein MPPVAQPVPRFLEYTQIQTSFLETHGATSHDKFYRCSKEKLVMLENKNLAKQSEEQQRSEVSSSLEYSQEKRSFPETHSNLGPDTVCRSGAENSGLFTTLELGTPFLKQLKRKEPEQETAEIETFSGTAECQFDM from the exons ATGCCTCCAGTAGCGCAACCAGTTCCACGTTTTCTGGAGTACACTCAGATACAGACAAGTTTCTTGGAAACTCATGGGGCAACAAGTCATGATAAATTCTATCGTTGCTCTAAGGAGAAGCTTGTTATGCTGGAGAACAAAAATTTGGCGAAACAG TCTGAGGAGCAACAGAGAAGTGAAGTTTCAAGTTCTCTGGAGTACAGtcaggaaaagagaagtttccCAGAAACCCATAGTAACTTGGGTCCAGACACAGTATGCAGAAGCGGAGCAGAGAATTCTGGTTTATTTACAACCTTGGAACTTGG GACTCCATTTTTGAAGCAGCTGAAGCGGAAAGAACCAGAGCAAGAAACTGCTGAAATTGAAACTTTTTCTGGAACTGCTGAATGTCAATTTGACATGTGA
- the LOC108204982 gene encoding putative ribosome biogenesis protein C8F11.04, translated as MSTTRVSPETISSAVSALLKWKETKSASEKAQLLPQDEFFYLTLTLKHIPQEGRRVNPYKIPLPHPLVQDSEICLIIDDRPKSKLSSKEAKKKVQADGINVAKVLKFSKLKTDYKPFEAKRKLCDSYDMFFAAKGVIPLLPKLLGKSFFKKKKAPLPVDLSHKNWKEQIKRACGSGLFYIKTGTCSVVKIGRLSMEEGEVVENVVEGIKGVIELVPKGWEGVRSFHLKLSGSPGLPLYQAVPDVKLKIEGVRESVEEGNESEVEVKEGEKKDGRLGKNKKKKGRIHEVKYMDVSGEDEVASDVDEGEKESEKVNDESELEEKTKKRGSAKEKAIGEDKSGKKTKKAARGGRVGAIEENVIKETDDKHDLDVKEVELKKKRKKADAGGQVATVKNVEKEKPAKKTNKKADVNERQVTTDKNVEKPAKKTKKKADGDEQGKSQLPVSAEESAEKKGKKKSGLGTTVKKAKITKKK; from the coding sequence ATGTCTACCACAAGGGTGAGTCCAGAAACAATCTCAAGTGCTGTCTCTGCTCTTCTCAAGTGGAAAGAGACCAAATCAGCTTCAGAAAAGGCTCAGCTTTTGCCCCAAGATGAATTCTTTTACTTGACTCTCACTTTGAAGCATATTCCTCAAGAGGGTCGTCGTGTGAACCCCTACAAGATCCCTCTGCCTCACCCTCTGGTTCAAGACTCTGAGATTTGTTTGATCATTGATGACAGACCCAAGTCTAAGCTCTCTTCAAAGGAGGCCAAGAAGAAGGTACAAGCTGATGGGATTAATGTGGCTAAAGTCTTGAAATTTAGTAAGTTGAAGACTGATTATAAGCCCTTTGAGGCCAAGAGGAAGTTGTGTGATTCTTATGATATGTTCTTTGCGGCGAAAGGGGTGATCCCCCTTTTGCCGAAGTTGTTGGGGAAGAGTTTTTTTAAGAAGAAGAAGGCGCCTTTGCCGGTTGATTTGAGTCATAAGAATTGGAAGGAGCAGATTAAGAGGGCTTGTGGGTCGGGATTGTTTTATATTAAGACGGGGACGTGTAGTGTGGTCAAGATTGGGAGGCTTTCGATGGAGGAAGGGGAGGTTGTGGAGAATGTGGTGGAGGGGATTAAGGGGGTTATTGAGTTGGTTCCGAAAGGGTGGGAGGGTGTTAGGTCTTTTCATTTGAAGTTGTCGGGGTCTCCTGGGTTGCCGTTGTATCAGGCTGTGCCGGATGTCAAGTTGAAGATTGAGGGGGTTAGGGAGAGTGTTGAGGAGGGGAATGAGAGTGAGGTTGAGGTAAAGGAGGGTGAGAAGAAAGATGGCAGGTTGgggaagaacaagaagaagaaagggagGATTCATGAGGTTAAGTATATGGATGTGAGTGGTGAAGATGAAGTGGCGAGTGATGTTGATGAGGGTGAGAAAGAGAGTGAGAAGGTGAATGATGAGAGTGAACtggaggagaagacaaagaaGAGGGGCTCGGCGAAAGAAAAGGCTATTGGGGAAGATAAGTCAGGCAAGAAGACTAAAAAAGCTGCTCGTGGAGGAAGAGTTGGTGCTATTGAGGAAAATGTGATTAAAGAAACTGATGATAAGCACGATTTGGATGTCAAAGAAGTTGAGCTTAAGAAGAAGAGAAAGAAGGCTGATGCTGGAGGACAGGTTGCCACAGTTAAGAATGTGGAGAAGGAGAAGCCAGCAAAGAAAACGAATAAGAAGGCTGACGTGAATGAAAGACAGGTCACTACTGATAAGAATGTGGAGAAGCCAGCAAAGAAAACGAAAAAGAAGGCAGATGGTGATGAACAGGGAAAAAGTCAACTGCCTGTATCCGCAGAAGAGTCAGCTGAAAAGAAGGGTAAGAAGAAGAGTGGTCTTGGGACAACAGTGAAGAAGGCTAAGATTACTAAGAAGAAGTAG